A segment of the Cryptosporidium parvum Iowa II chromosome 5, whole genome shotgun sequence genome:
TCCGATAGAATCTGCGTGTGATGAAAAGCTGAGATACTTTACATTGCACCTTACTTCAATACATGTGGTAGGATCTTTTTGGTCGATGTAAACTCTTTTTGCACCATTAATTATCTTTGAGCCAATAGTGCCAGATACGCAAAAGCCGGGAATAATAGTAAGATTGTTGGAGTCCGGTGCCCACATTTTAAAGGCTTGAAGAGAAAGCCCAGTATGAAGCATCCCAGGTGTTGCAAAAAGTACTGCAGGGCCTGAAAGCGTCAGAATAGATTTGTCATATGGCAGTACATGCggaaaagtaaaaatattatcagcGAGCGGCGTGTTAGTCCAGTTAGTAAATAATTGGTAATATGAATTGGCCTTTTCCGTCATTGAGCCTCCGAAAAAAATTGGGAATCTTATTTGCATTCTACGCCAGTAAATTTCCAATAGTATACATAGTTCTTGCGCTCGACCAATTGCAAATACGGGTATCAATACTTTACCACCTCTCTTTAAGCAAGAGTATACCATTTCACAAAAGGTTCTCTCAGTTGAACGCCTTGAAGGCCGAATGTATGTTGCATATGTGCtttctgaaattaataagcTTGGTAGTAGCTTAGGTATTAATGCTGGTCCTAGATGCCTATCTCTAACCATATTGAAATCACCAGTATAAACAATTGATTCGTCACTAACCTGTACGTGAAACATCGAAGCCCCCAAAACGTGACCTGCATAATATGGAGTAATTTTTATCCCTGAAATAACTATGGTTTGATGAAGCTGAATAGCCTTTACCTTTTCCATGCAGCTCCATACATCAGAAACAGTGAAAAAAccatattcattattataaacTGTTTCATTTGGGGGAGCCACATCAACGTTTGTTTtttgcaataataatttttgttcCATAATTTTGCAGCAGTCAGAAAGTAAAACAGATGAAACAGATTTTGTAGGATAAGTCATTACTATTGGGCCTTTATAACCTATTTTCTCTGTAAAAAAAGGTAGTGCACCGCAGTGATCTAAATGATAGTGAGATATTATGACCAAATCgatatattcatttataattaaaggGTCTAGAGTGGCACTAATTAATCTAAAATCAGGATACTTTCTTTCATCTTTAAAACCCATATGCATTCCACAATCAAACATGACTGTTTTTGATCCAATCTTTGCTATTATACATGATCTTCCTACATCTTGACCTGCGCCTAGTGGTATAATTGAAATTGtcataattttttaatattagcttttattcaaacaaaaaatgaGTGATCGCGGGtataataatttccaattgaaataaaaaattaatgcaGAAAAAGGATAATACTAATTTGTTCAGctacaaaaaaattaggaGGAAGACTTTTAAAAAAGACAACAGTGGCTGTAATTACAAGCCCACAAACTTTTTACCAAATAGCTGTATTAGAGGTGATAGGAAAACAATTCTATGCGTTgcagaaaaaaattctgTTGCAAAAGAAATTGCTAATATTCTCTGCCCAGAATTTCAATCaccaaataaattgaaGAGCAAAAGTAAGACAAATGTTGCGTTATACTTCCCTTATGAATTTTGTGGGGATGAGTGTAACATGATAGTTACATCAGTAAGAGGCCATTTGAAGCAACTAGGATTTGcatcaaaatattcagaCTGGGGTTCGGTAAACCCTGTTGTGCTGTTGGATCTATCTACGCCAGTTATTAGTTCAATTTTACCTGACTGTATGGGAATTGCAGATAACTTaacatatttttcaaaaatatcatCTTATTTGATTCTATGGTTAGATTGCGATAGGGAGGGCGAGAATATTGCATTCGAAGTACTAAGTATTTGTTTAAACTCGAACAAAAACCTGATTACTTTTAGGGCTCATTTTTCAGCGATTACTAAATTTGAGATTAACAATGCAATGAAAAAACTATCATTTCCCAATCGTGCATTAAGCGATGCTGTCGAGGCtagaaaagaaatagaCTTAAGAGTAGGGTCTTCCTTTACGAGGTTTTTAACTCTGAGGTATAGTAGGCTATTCCCGATTCCAGAACGCACACTTAGCTATGGAACATGCCAATTCCCTACTCTTGGATTCGTTGTAAGCAGATataaaaagattattaattttagagAGGAAGATGAGTGGACGATCACATTGGAAGTTAAGATGAAGATTTATGAAGGGAATAACAAAGAAATGTCGAACgtaatttttgaatggGAAAGAGGTAAACTTTTTGATAACttatttacatttattatatatgaAACTTGCAtagaaaattcaaatgcaagaattaaagaaatagtTAATAACAAGATCTTGAAAAGAAAACCCTTACCACTTAATACAGTTGAAATGACAAAAATTGCATCTGATAAGTTAAAATTTTCTCCTATTAAGTGCATTAATATTGCAGAAAATCTTTATAGAAAAGGTTACATTTCATATCCAAGAACAGAAACAAATAGTTTTTCGGACAGCATTGATATctcaaaatatataaaagaGCAAGAAAAAAGTAGCATATTCGGATCATTTGCAAACGAGTTGTTGTATTTAAACAGTTTTTCAGTACCGAGAAAAGGCTGTAAAGATGATGGTTCTCACCCGCCAATCCATCCTGTAAAATGTTTGAATAAGGAACAAGCTTCTTCAAATGAAGAATGGTTGTTATACGAGCTTATTACACGTCACTTTTTGTCCTCATGCTCAGAAGATGCTGTAATTATGGAAACAATCGTTAAAGTTGATATTTCAGGCGAGACTTTCAAGACTAAAGGAACCGtaagttaattaattcaatcaTCACactaattaatttctattaGGTTATAATAGAAGAGAATTGGCTAAAGATATACTATCCAtttgaaagaataaaaacaaagatATTACCAGCATTTAATCTTGGTAATTTAGCCTTTCCATACAAACTATTCCTACGTAAAAGCAAAACAATCCCTCCGACATTACTGAGCGAGGCAGAActaattgatttaatggATAAGAACGGGATCGGGACTGATGCTACGATGCACGAGCACATTGAGAAGATACAAGTCAGACAATATGTTaagaaaaattcaaaatcattACTTTCTCCAACGGCATTAGGAGTTGCTTTATATAATGGATTTGAACTAATTTCTAGAAAAATGGAATCAAAGATAGATAAAGCTAAACTTATTGGTGAAACGAAGTCgctttatttaaataatataccGGCTTGCAACCTAATGCATTTTAGAATTAGACaaataattgaaagaaGTATCGAGAAAATAACTTCCGGTGAATATTCTAGAAGTTATGTTGTTGAGCAGATAGCTGCGTTcatgaaaaatatatacGAAAAAATGCTCGAATTTATTAGCTATTTGGATTCAGCACTACATGCTTATTTCCCTAAATGGGATGCAAGCATCGTGATGACTAATGGAAAGATGGttaaacaaaatatatCTGAATGCGGGTTTTGCGGGTCTAGCATAAATGTATACGAAGTTGAAAAGAGCTTGAATGGGCTTCCGCCTATTACTGAAGCAGAAGGCGATACTATCATTCGCATTTCTAAAGATGCAAAATTAGCAATTTGTAAAAATCAATCGAAAATAGAGTGTAATAGGcctttatttattccagattttaaatcaattaatattacaaatgAATACTGTCAATTTTGTAGattcaaaaagattaaaattgaaatacaGAACTCAAAAAAAGTTAGCTTATGCCTATATTGCTTCAGTAATCTAGAAAAGGGCATATATGCTAAATGctgaatttgataaaagtTTTATTGCACATCTTCGAATTGCTTAATTATATACAAATTAACAATTTCTTTTCGCGCTATAGTAATGCGgttataaaaaattagttCTATCCAAAAATAGTAACAATGGTTGAAAAAACATTTCGTAAGATTACAGATGATACAGATGAAGGAAAGACTATATTCCTAAGAAATATCCCATTTGAAATGTCTGAATTTTCTCTTAAGGAATTGATTGAGGGAAAATTTGGAGAAACGCTTTATGTAAAAATCGTTTTTTCAAAGCTAACCCAATTACCGAAAGGGGTTGCTTTCGTTAAATTCAAGAATATTGAATCAGTTGAAAAAGTTTTAGAAGGAGAGAAGGTTGCAGATAGATTTTATAATGACCATATTTTTAGACATAAGAGAAAGCCTATTTCTGATTCTGGGAATTTTAGTGCGATTATTTTACCTCCGGAAATTGGTATTCAATTTAATGGAAGAAGAATCTTTGCCCGTTTAGCTCTGAATAGAACAGAAATTgcaaatattgaaagtaGCAAATTATCTGAAAGTTCAGATAAGCTTAGTaaaaatttggatttgCTTAAAAAAGGATTAATTCTACCTGGAATGAAAGAAGCTGAAGGTATTAGCAGCCATGATTTGAGGCTACGCGAAAATTCATGgaaagaaatgaaaattaaaatgagCAACCCTAACTACGAGGTCAATAAATACAGGCTCTGCATTCGTAATATTCcaacaaaaataaagtcaagtgaattaaatgatattttaattcgagaaatttcaaagatGCGCGACATTGAGGTTCAGAATTTGGGACATGAAATAGTCTCTGAGTTTGAGAAATCTGAAAATTCcaactttaaaaaaattttgatgTCATTGAGGCGAAACATTAACTCTCCCAAAAAGTGTAAGCTAGTATTTAAAAGGTTAATAAACAAAGTAAACATAGTTAGAGAAACTTCATCAAAATCGAGCAAGTCCAGAGGATTTGCATTTGTAAATACTAGTTCATTTTCTCTCTCGAAATCACTTTTGGAAGCTTTAAACAACaatccaaaaatatttacttcAGAAAAAAGGCCTATAGTAGAATTTGCAATTGAAGATAAAAGGGCATtgtttattcaaaaaaagagaatagAAAACCTTAAACGGCGTGAAAAGAAGAGCAGCGAGATATGTGATAAAAAACCACGTAAATCGTATAATATTAGCAAAGTCGGCCGAGGGAGAAGGCAACGAATAAAAAATGCTGCTTAGCACAATTTACTTTAGACAAGACATGATGTGTGCTGAATTTTAGAATCTAATTTTAATGGTTCAGTATAAGATTCGGCAAAATGAATTCAAGTAGTCAGCTTGAAAGAGATGTACCAACAAACTCTAGTGAATTTGGCAAAGCCCCAGACACTACTGGAGGAGCTATATTTACAAGCATTAACATTGCAAATAGTAAACAAAGCGGCAATAGCGATATTCTCAATGATGATCATGATGAGATTGTACCATGTTCATATTGTAATCAACCTACTTATGAAGAATCTTATATGTTACTTTCGTGTCTGCATAGATATCATTACTCCTGcgttttaaataatattagcGCTGTTACACCTAGTGGGGATTTTATGATGTGCAAAGTTTGTGGATTTAAATCAGCTGTTTTGGGTAAAACTGGGCTCCCAGTAGCCCGTGACCTAGgtttaatatcttcaaaaaatagTCTAGGTTCCATTCCAAAGGCCCCGTGTTCAACTTGCCAATTTAGAACTTCTACCGTATATTGTATCGATTGTTGTGAAGGATTTTGCTCAAAGTGCGTCAAGGAGTTTCATAATAGTGTCTCTACACTACAGAGCCACGTAATAAGACAACTTGACACCAGTAATGATAGCGAAGCAGTTCAGATCAATTCTGCCATTGAACTTGTTAAAGCTgcaaaagaagaaaagatttTATCAGGAATAAATGGTACTGAAAGCAATATGAATACAAAGCTGAttcagaagaaaaaaaaacaatcaGCAGAGGAATATTGTATTGTACATAAACAAACAGAGGCGAAGTACTTTTGTTTAACATGCGAACATAATTGTTTTTGCGAAGTTTGTGCAACTGTAGGTATGCACCGCGATCATAAAGTTTTGATGGCGAATGAAGCAATAGACTGCATAAGAGATATTTTAGGGAAGTTTCAACATTTTGCAATTAAACGTATTTCTGAACTGGATTCAGTACAAGACTCAACATCTGAATGGAAGAAACAACAGcaattatttcttgaaGAAGTAAAACCACAGCTCGAAACTAACTCATCCCAAGCTTGCCAAATATTGAATGAAAACATAAgcaaatttaaaaatgagCTACTAAAGGAATGGTTTGACAACGAGGATATTATATTGAAGGAAATTAATGACGCAAAGAAAAAACATGACGAAATTAAACAACTAATTACCTCATTGCATGCTTGTTTGGATAAAAATGACGATTATTTCATGATGAATTTCCTTCATGATAAGTATAAGGAAGTTTATATGTGGCTGGACAAACCGTTTAATGAAAGTGAATTTTCCAACTTTACAGATCCTGTAGTTTGCTATGAACGCATATATAACATGACCGACAGAATGAATAGAGAAACAGCTAATTTGATATCACAACAGATCGCATTGAACAGGTTGAGCTGTATATTTCAACCCAGAAAGTTCCAATGTAACTTTGAGAGTGATATCATTACCTTTGACGATGATGGAATTGCAATTCCTGTATTATCAAgtgaaaaaataagttaCTCAGGAGGAAGTGGtgttgatgaaaataattgcAGCGATAAATccataattaaaattagaGGAGAATTGTTTAATGACAGTATTTTTAGTAGGAAAAAGCAAGACATCCAGATTGAGAAGTCAGTTTCATTGGAAATCATTCATAAAGAAGgagaagaagatgaatttgaagataattCTTACGATGCTCTTTACGAGAAAATGGTATGGCTGCATCCAAGCAATCAGTCAATTAATGAAGCCCATTCAGAGATTAATGATGTGGTAACTGAAGAGATACCATCTAGCTCTGAAAATGATATGAGGTCCTCGTTAGATGATGTTACAGAATTTACCAAAAATACTTGTAATTATAAAGCCTTATCCAACACATTTTTTACAGATTTTTCAGAAGACGAATCTTTTGTTTCAAATCTTTGTATTGATTTGAAAAATGAATGTATTAATGTGCTACCCAgatttgatattttatattctaGAAAAAACAACCCATTTATCtgcaaataatattaagtatactattattatagGAGGATTTTGCGTTAGGAATAACTTGGAGAATTTATCAACTTTGagtaaatttaatattactaaacACGTTCTAAACGACTCATACTCTACagatttgaaaataatatttaaatagcGATAAACTTTAGATTATCTCATAAATTTGTTTATCTCAATTCACTCATTAGATTGAGAactatttttatcattGTTTAATGAGGGCGGTGAAGAATAACCAAATTTGACGGAGTCGGAAGTATCTTCGTTAGGAACAAACTTAGAGAATAAAGGCGCAACTTCCGTACCATTTAAGGGGGATAAAGCGAATTTGCCTTGAGAAGTGCCATTTGTGAGTATTAAGCTTGAACTAATGTAtctttcattatttaaatttgtaGTTTGATTCATTGTGTTTGAGCTTCCAGGCGCTCTATCAAGCTGATCGGATTTAtcttttatataattaGGATTAGATTCAgttgaatttaatgaattgaTATTGGTTCCATTGTATTGTGATTGACTTGAGTTCGAGACATTATTTATAACGTTAGCTGGTGTAGTTGTAGTTGTAGTGtactttttgaaaatgtGTTGATTTTGTAATAAGTCTGTTTGCTTTTCTGACCTTTTATCTGTTGCATTATTAGATTGATTGATTCTATTTTTTGCATCAGAGTTGTTATCGTAAGTTTTATTCGTTTCCTTAGTCGCTTCAGGAGAAGTAgtatttaataactttttttgggctggaataattaaatttgagtCATCATTTAACTGGGTGTTAGTAGGCTGtaatctattattattttgagatAAAAGCATTAAAGTATTTGAAAGCGAGCTGTTAATGCTAGCTGTGGTGGCGGTTGTTGTTGTAGTGGTAGTGGTAGTAGTTGTGGTAGTAGTTGTGGTAGTAGTTGTGGTAGTAGTTGTGgtagtggtagtagtagtagtagttgttgttgttgtagACGTTGTATAATATGGCTTAAAGAATTCCTTTTTTGGTAGGAAAGAAATATTGTTTAGATCTATTTGGTTAAAAAGAGATGATTTACTAGCTTTTTGAGAACTGTTTGTATTCTCTCTGAGCCTCCTATTCACAGATGCAATTTTGCCAACATTGGAAGCGTTCAAAAATAGGTTTGCTTCagtagtagtagtggttgttgtggtagtagtagttgtggtagtagtagttgttgtggtagtagtagtagtagtagttgttgttgttgttgtcGTAGTTGTAGTTGTTGTGGTAGTAGTTGTtgtggtagtagtagttgttgtGGTAGTTGTAGTAGTTGTGGTAGTTGTAGTAGTtgtggtagtagtagttgttgtGTAATATGGCTTAAAGAATTCCTTTTTTGGTAGGAAAGGAATATTGTTTAGATCCATTGGATTTATAAATGTTGATTTTACAGTTTCTTGTGGGCTATTAGGACTMWYTMWKTARKMTKYWRKTTWTWMGAWGCAKTAGYARMAMYRKWKGATARWRRYAWRRKTMYWWKMAGMATSYWCYRKYRGYWGKRRTWGKKRWWGWRSWSGTAKTRKKTWGKTYRYTRRWTAGWGGTGAARWGAGWARTGGTAKTKGTGGTAGTAGYTGTWRTTGWGGWACGGTTGTAGWAKTTSTWGTGGTGAGWYGTMSKARWTRWASWAGTAGWYRKGGTAGTASKWRWWRTTGKARWGTKTWGWARTARTAAYGTTKYGRTARWGAARTARWARTAGKTKTWKTAGTRRtagtagtagtagtagttgttgttgttgttgtggTARTAGTAGGTAGTTGWTGYKGTTGTGGKAGTAGTAGTTGTWGTGGTGGTAGKAGTTGTTGKTGTTGTGGTAGTTGTAGTAGTTGTTGTGGTAGWTGTAGTAGTTGTGGTAGTAGTtgtagtagtagttgtaGTTGTGTAATATGGCTTAAATGggattcaaaaatttttctttcatttgGAAAAATGGATTGTTTAAATCTATKGGAAGAAAAAAGTTTGGTTTTGCAATTTCCTGcgatgaatttgaattgaTTTGTGAAACTTCATTGCTTGCTGTGATACCTAAACTTGGCGAGTTCAAAGCTAGACTTTCTGCAGTGGTAGTAGTTGTGgtagttgttgttgttgtggTGGTAGTAGTTGTGGTAGTGgtagttgttgttgttgtggTAGTGGTAGTWGTYGTTGTTGTGGTAGTGGTAGTTgtagtagttgttgttgtggtagtagtagtagttgttgtWGTRGTYGTTGTTGTGGTAGTGTAGTGGNTAGTTGTTGTAGTGTGGTGGGTAGTTGTGNtggtagtagtagttgtggtagtggtagtagtagttgtggtagtggtagtagtagttgtagttgttgttgtggtggtagtagtagtagttgttgttgttgtcGTGGTTGTGGTAGTtgtagttgttgttgtggtggtagtagtagttgtaGTAGTTGTAGTTGTGGTTGTGGTAGTTGTAGTTGTTGTGGTAGTTGTTGTGGTAGTTGTAGTtgtagttgttgttgtggttgtggtagtagtagttgttgtGGTTGTGGTGgtagttgttgttgtgGTAGTTGTTGTCACTGGTCTAAATGGTCTAAAGAATTGTTCTTTCATTTGGAAAAATGGATGGCTTAAATCCATTGGATTAAAGAACGACGAGGACTTCACAGTCGAATCGTTTCCCAGTAACACTTTAGAACTATCCAAATTAGTGCTATTTGTATACTCAGTAGATAAAGGCATTCCGGGCAAATCGATGCCACCTATGCCAGTTAATATACCTTCAGAAGCATTTTTACTGTTTGTTACGTAGGATTCATCTATATTACTTGGTGTGATTTGATTACCTCCTAACTCACTATTCCATGCCtctgatttattttcagaGTATGTGATGGTATTAACTTCACATAAAGCATACTTTGAAAATTGAAGcagaagaaagaaaaataaagtcGAAAAAACCTGTAGAAAATTCATTCGAATTACTAAACttctaataaataaagaatgtaaacagtattatttgtttttttggAATCTGGTGGTGTGTATGTTATAAAATTATCACATCACAAAAATAACATATTCTCGAAATAGAGTAGTTTTGACATCTTTAAAGTCAACTTAAATCGAGACCGCGcaagattttttttttatttatttatttattatgagGAGACTACAATCATTCAAGACACCATCAAGGTTAAATGAAAAGTTAAAGTTCTCAAACAAGAGCAATAGCATTAACGATGCTACGATAAACAACAGCACAAAATTTGTTCCAAATATAAGTGCGTTCGATTCTAACGAAGTTTTAAATAACAGCGCTCAAACAAATGATATTTCattaagaaatataaaGTTTGACGAGAAGTCTGAACTGGAAGAGGTTGAACGGACTAATAGTTTGCAAAGCTTTGATTTGCCTTCAATAAAGGCTATTAAAAGATTTGAAgctttaaataaatcaggaaaacaaattttaatttacgATCAgtccaataatatttctgttGAGCCAACAATTGACAACCGAACCGTAGGTGTCTGCAATCATATTTCTGAATCTGGGATCGAAAATGTTCACAACAAATTAGAAGGCTGGTCTGTGTTTCAATTACCCAAATATATGCCtgaaagtaaaaaaaactaCTGCGAGATTAGCAAAAATTCTACTCCTACATTACTACACGACACTCCCTCAGGTTCTATTGGTAAGCTAATATTTAGGCAAGACGGTAATAtagatttatatttaaattcaagCAAAGACAAAGAATGTACCTCGTTCAAAATAGACTGTATATCGAAAGACAATTCAGAGCAATTTATTGCtgcattttcaaaaataaatgaacTAATTAACCTCGGGAAATGtgattcattattaattgctACCCctaaaatacaaaaatattagagTATAGtcagaatttaattaattctaatgTTATTATCTTCGAACCATGTAATTGGGAACCACTTAGGGAATACTCGTTTATATAATGGCATTCCTACTACTTCGTTTTGCTGTATTGGTCTGCTGAATAAGCATTTCATATATCCATGCATGCCCAAAGGTTCTCTTATTATTCCTCTGATGCCGCTCCTAGTTCTCAATCCAACAGATTTGAACCACTTGACGTCTTCAGGATTGTTAAACATATTTCTTACAACAGCTTTCGATTTTCTTACTTTAAATAGGTTGCCAACTAGCACTATTCTTTTAACAATAACACGATATGGGTCTGCATCAAGGATGTCACCCCATGCGAGAGGCCAATCATTTAATGTAAAATTTCCAGGCTTGAAGTTTTTATaagtaattttattttgagaattaGAGTTTATATCACGAAGtgaaaaaagtaaaatagGGCATGGGGGAAAAACGATTGTGCTGTAGCATGAAATAATGTAATAATCTCCATGTAACAAGACTTTGCATTGCTTCAGTATCTGAGTCCTTTCTATTTTAGTCGCAGATGAAATACGAGGACAATTACTTACTATGGGACATATGTAAAATCTCCTAAACCCTGCTTGTAAAACCAATGGTGTTTTATTCTTgattaaatcattattctCAGCTGTCCTTTTTATCCTAAAATTCATAACCCCaacttttctttcaaaagGTAAAATAGatgataaaattattattcgATTTGAAACATTCTTATCTTTTAATGCTCTTTGTGCTTCCGAAGATACAGGGGATAATTTAATCTCGCAATATTTACctttaaaattttcttgGTTGCAATTATCAACATAGATTTTTCTGGAGATTTCTCCTGtctttttaaatgattcgatttcaaatattttggaatattCACTGGGAAGATTTTCAAACGGATCCCAGTTGGAAGTTCTCAGAGATTCTAATCCTcgatattttttaaaacgAGTACGGCAAATAGTTTCTATTTCAACTCTCTTTTCATCAGAAGAAATCTCATGCTCATCTTCAGATTCATCAGTCAGAATTTCGTGCATACTGTCAATTTCTGATTCTAAATCTAAATTGTCTTCATAGTGTTCAATACCATTAGCAGATAAATTATTAGGAGTATCAATGTGCATAGACTCAGCATATTTACAGAAGTCTTCATGTGAGCTATCATCAAGAGAAATGGAATTTTCCATTCCAATGGTCCCAACAAgttctttatttaaaatttcattGTTTTTTAAGCCACTAggaataaatttattatggCTGGAAGGAGGAGTAGAAGATTTATGTAGAGGATCATCTATGGGACGAATTTCGTCAATAACGAAATCGCCAATATTAGTTATATGGACAGGAAAGTTCATGGATAATCCTACTCCACGTACAAAACCTCTAATGACGAGTTGacatttttcttcattagaataattatttactaCAATGCTAGATGATTCCGAAAGCATGTAGCCTCTTCCTTCTCTTAAgcatatttttgaatagcCCATATTAGGAATTGAAGATAACAAGTTTCgaatatcattttctttctgTAGAGAGAAAAATTTCATATTCTTCTCAAATTCCATTTCGAATGATTTCTTAAATACTTTTTCGCAATCCAAAATCTTATTGCCGAAATTATGACTCTCATTATGGAAAAAAAGCCCTATGGTATCGGTTTGGCCTTGAAGTTTTATAGATTTTAGTAATTTATATCCAATTTCATCGAATGCTTGGAATTCATCGTTAAACCCAAATAAGGCCATGACAAAATCCGAGCATTTGATTAAGTCTAACGTATCAAAAATTTTGTTATATTCTGCAATACAAATAG
Coding sequences within it:
- a CDS encoding Tsr1p GTpase, multitransmembrane region protein (transcripts identified by EST) — translated: MHRHKPILKQSNKPFKGRSSIRKKSSQRLRKCNESFLKPLSGKNRENQKNQLRKNKIISNNLRKEEKACQLGTPILCTIIPFNSYCDPISVVKVLSNYIYLHYPGNSESEIHFQNNSNSVFTFNIGKHKLSICIAEYNKIFDTLDLIKCSDFVMALFGFNDEFQAFDEIGYKLLKSIKLQGQTDTIGLFFHNESHNFGNKILDCEKVFKKSFEMEFEKNMKFFSLQKENDIRNLLSSIPNMGYSKICLREGRGYMLSESSSIVVNNYSNEEKCQLVIRGFVRGVGLSMNFPVHITNIGDFVIDEIRPIDDPLHKSSTPPSSHNKFIPSGLKNNEILNKELVGTIGMENSISLDDSSHEDFCKYAESMHIDTPNNLSANGIEHYEDNLDLESEIDSMHEILTDESEDEHEISSDEKRVEIETICRTRFKKYRGLESLRTSNWDPFENLPSEYSKIFEIESFKKTGEISRKIYVDNCNQENFKGKYCEIKLSPVSSEAQRALKDKNVSNRIIILSSILPFERKVGVMNFRIKRTAENNDLIKNKTPLVLQAGFRRFYICPIVSNCPRISSATKIERTQILKQCKVLLHGDYYIISCYSTIVFPPCPILLFSLRDINSNSQNKITYKNFKPGNFTLNDWPLAWGDILDADPYRVIVKRIVLVGNLFKVRKSKAVVRNMFNNPEDVKWFKSVGLRTRSGIRGIIREPLGMHGYMKCLFSRPIQQNEVVGMPLYKRVFPKWFPITWFEDNNIRIN